The genome window TCAGCAAATTGGGGCCTTGTTCTTGTTGATCATGGCAGCAGTCCTTCTGAGCATTGGTGAAGGATCAACTAAGGGTTCCAGTAGTGGAAATGCTGATCGAATTCTATTTTACGGAATTATTCCTGTATTAGTAGCATCTGTACTCTCAGGTCTGGCTTCAGCTTTATGTCAATGGGCTTCTCAGGTTAGCGGGACTCTTCACTCTATTGCTTTAAGGTTTAGTAAGTTCTTTTGAATAATTCCCCGGTTTCTTACTGTCTCCCTTACAGGTTAAAAAACACTCCTCATACTTGATGACTGTTGAAATGTCGATTGTTGGAAGCTTGTGCTTGTTGGCTAGTACTTCGAAGTCTCCAGATGGAGAAGCTATTAGACAACATGGATTTTTTTATGGTTGGACTCCGCTAACTCTGGTAATGATTTTATTGATGATAGTAAAGAACAATTTCTAGTGGTAGGGAAAAGGCATCCTTGGTATTTGGCTCAAGTGATATTGGAGTTCGTGGGCATCAGCTGGTGTAAAAGTCTTTTAAGCTGCTTTTTGGTCAACTATTTAGCTTAAGCGAATAAGCGGTGTATGAGTAGTTGGGATCAGTTGAACTTCTGTTTTTGATCTTACAATGAAAAAAGGGGGGTTAAAGTAAAATTACTATGTTTTGAGGCGCATGCTATATGTCTTTTGTTGGTGATGGATGTGGCTTTATTTTCCATCACAGTCTGAGATTATTGCTATGTACACTGCATGAGTCTTCGATTTGTAGATGTTTTCTGTTGGTGGATACCAAATAAAGATCTAAGGCACTTGGAAGTTGAGCTTCATTATTTGCTCTCTGGACCAGAAAAATAGTCAATAATCTCTCAAGTTTATGTTCTGGTGTAATAGCATGGAGTATTTGTTTGTGTTGATGGTATTCGCAACTCTTTAGGTCATTAGTGATTTCTTTCACCTTCCCACTCTGGTGAAGTCATGACGCCACAAATTTAGAAGAAATTTGTTGCCTCTTTGGATGTTGTGATCCTTGCAACATGTTCAAGGCAAACCATTGATTGTTCTTCTTTCTATGCAGTACCTGCTATAAGGCATTACCGCATTATAGTATGATATAGCTTCACCGTGGTAATTCTGTGCTTTGTTTTGTTTCAGATCCCAGTTGTATCTAATGCTCTTGGTGGAATCCTTGTTGGCCTAGTTACAAGCCATGCTGGTGGTGTTAGAAAGGTAAGTTTATTTCATAGTATAATTGTAGAAGTACAATATATTTTTGGATCTCAGAAACAATGAGAGGAAGAATGATGGGGTTAGGGTGTTAGAAACCCTGAATAAATCATATGGGCTATTATCAAGCAATTTCATGCTCGACCTTGCATGTTGAATTCTCATCAAAAGAGGTCTAGAGCTTGGTAGTTTGATCTTCATAGGCGAGCATATGATTCAATGATAAAGTTGCAAtggtgcaacctaaaggtcataggttcaatgtCTGAAAAcattctctccacatattatgtggagctCTTCACCTGACCCTACCCACTGCGAGGGCCTTGTGCACatgaattgtttaccttttaacATTGAATGCTCTAAACGGCAACAGACAATGCTTGTTAACAAATGGCTGTGAAATTCATGCAGGGATTTATCATTGTCTCAGCACTTCTGGTAACAGCCTTGCTGCAGTTTGTTTTTGAAGGAAAACCGCCATCGGTGTATTGTCTTTTGGCTCTTCCGCTTGTCATTAGTAGTACTTCTATATACCAGACGTATCCATATCAAGTGAAAAAGAAGGAGGCCTGATCCTCACTTGTTGTAACATTATATTGGGATGACAATGGAAGCCCCAAGTAGTGCAGTTTTCATTGTAAGCGTTACTTGGACCAAGTTGTAGAGGGGTTGAGAGTTAGATTGACGGAACATTTTTTGCAAATGTAGTCATACCTACCAATTTAGGGAAATTGAAAATACATGCCTTGTATTGCTTTCTTAAAACTCTTAGTTGTATTCGAACTGTGTATTGTTTTGGATCAAATTTGGGCATTGTTTGGTCTTCGAACTCTGAAATGATTGGAATCTATTTGGAGTTCTTAACAATGATTGGAATCTATTTGGAATTTTTGTTAAGAGTTTCTATTGTGGATGGTCTTAGTCCATATTCAATTTGACTAGCCTCCATGTAAGTGTATTACAAGTAACAAACTATTTCGAATTCTGatacctaattttttttttcccttgcaaAAATTTCACGCTTTTTTTATATGCAGGGGGAGTATATGTAATACCCTTTAGTAACCATTGGTTTGACCTAGCCTCCATGTAAGTGTATTACAAGTAACAAACTATTTCGAATTCTGatacctaattttttttttcccttgcaaAAAATTCACGCTTTTTTTATATGCGGGGGAGTATATGTAATACCCTTTAGTAATCATTGGTTTGACCTAACTTACTATGTTGTCAGATGTAAATTTTTTGTATATGCGAATCTGACGATCTGATGGAATGTTGAAATGACAAGATTGTACGCTACTTCTAAAACCGATTGGGCAAGTAAAGTTGGTTTAAGGGCACGATAAGCTATTACTTCCAAAAAAAACAGGTTGGGGCGTGGTGGGTTCACTCCTCATTGGGCTGAGCCCAATAGGGCAGCAAACAACAAGAGCACTAATTACCATTCACGGGCCGGATCTTCTGTTCGACTTCGACCCCCTACACTGCATAAGCAAACGAAACACTCTCTTCCCTTAGACACAAAGAGAGAAGGAAGCAAAGCGAAGGCGGACGAGGAGAAATGGCAAGCAGAATTGGGGGAAGAGTGGTACACTTTGCTAATCTCCCTATCAAGCTCTTGATGCCCACAAACTTCACCAACATCACAGAAATTGCTCTGAAAACTATCCCTTCTGCCTCCAAGATAGAAATCAAGCGCGTCCTTGAGTCTCTCTACGGCTTCGAGGTCGAGAAGGTCCAAACCCTCAACATGGAGGGCAAGAAGAAGAAGCGCGGGGGCCTACTGATTGCCAAACCCGATTACAAGAAGGCTTATGTCACTCTGAAGAACCCGCTCTCGTTATCGCAGGACCTTTTTCCTATTAGAGTCATACAGGAGGAGAAGGAAAGAGTAAATAAGAAAGAGAAGCCGAGCTTTGTGGAGGAAGGTGAAGGGAAGAAGCACTGGCTCGATAGGAAGGACGGCCAGGCAGTCAGGACAGACAAGGGTTATGCTGGAAAGAGAAGTGGGCGGCGCCGTTATATTGGTGATGCGGCGGCGGCAGTGGCTGCAGCGGCTAAGTTTCCGTGGAGCAGCATGCGGGGAGATAGGTAGTGTTCTTATTGTTGTACGTCCATTTTTTCTTGGATTTTGGGGATTGCTTGTTTGAATAGGGTTTTGGGTGGGTTTAGTTAGAGCTCATTATATTTGAGGTTTTCATTTCTTGTTGTTGCTTGGTGTTACATGCTTTCAGGTTTTATAATTTATGCCTTTTTTCATTGAATAATTATGGGATTTGCTGGTTTGAATAGAATTTCCAGTGCAAAACTGGATATTGAAATTATTCTGATTGCAAACCATGGTGTAAATTCTACTCTTCATTTACACATTTTGGAGCCCCGGAAAACTGTTTTCTCACTCTTATGTCTTGACAAAGGGCAGCATACTGCATAGAAATGCTTCCTGCTGGTTTGGTTATGGTGATTTACTGATTTTAAGTAGGATTTGTGGGTCAATCTCAGCCATGGGGCAAGTTCATTGATTTAAAAAAGTGGGCTTGTTCCAATAAGGATGTTAGGATAGTAAAAACAAATCTAATATTGGTGCACTTGACTTGGATATCTTTTCTAGGAATATTTCAAGTTCACCTGTTTCATTGTGGTTTCACTACAATGTATACTTGGATTGATCATCAATCCATGATATCTTTTGGTCATCATTGAGAGGGAGATGAACTGGTGTGAAATGCCAGCAGTGTTGGCATTAATATAATGTCACGAAGTGCCATGATCTAAAACCATTTTTTCTGCCCCATTTCATCAACTAACAATTATTTGGAAATATGGAGGATTTTACTTATGGCATTCAGTGGCAGTTGCCCCAAAAAAAGATACTGACTATCTGGGGTGCCTCTGATCAATCtgttttttggtttgtttttcctAAAGCCATAGTTCATTTCTGGAATCTCTTGATGCAACTAGGCATTGCTTTGTCAAAGCAGTGTGCTGAGTATGTATTAGGAAGATCTAACGCATTATTAGAGAACAAAAGTGTCAACTGAAAATCTTTCTTTTGAATGAAGTACAATGTCTTGATGCGACTAGGCATATCTTTGTCCAAGAGGTGTGCAGATTATACCCGAGGAAGTTAACCGCATCATTAGAGGACACGAGTGTCAACTGAACACCAAGTGGTGTGTAGATttccgttgattttctcatagactcgtgtagCCAGTCTCAAACTTTTAGGATAAtggctcggatgatgataatgataccCTCTTAGTTCCTCTAACTCCACATCCATGCCTGGCAACCATCTTGCTGCATAGTGCATGATTGATGGGAAGGCTAGTTACATCTTCAAACCACCAGCCTTCCTCATTGACTGCATTTGCTGTCGTTGAGTTGTCTTTAGAAGCCTTCCAAGCAATTGAATCACAACATCTCCATACAATTTGGAGATTTTCAGCACACGGGGAGAGATTGTCACATGATTTGACAGCAGTTATGGTGTCTTCGCTCATCTATAGAAATTGCGATGCGTATCTTAGTGAAGCTATTTTGTTGGGCTTTAAATCTAGTGGAAGACCATAACAGAACTTCAGAATGGTCTCAAACATCTCCAATTCACCTGGGAAGTTTTTGAGCTCGAGTTCATACCCAAAATTTGAGATTGAAGGTTGAAGTTCTAGTCGGCCTATATAGCCACATTTTTTCACCAGCTGATGCTGTTTGGAAGAGTAAATGGGTTTGCCATTGATGAAGACATTTGCTATCAATGCCATTGAAGGATTTGAAGTTGGTTTGTGTTTCCAGGAAAAATTCTCTGTTATCTACGTTCCAGGTAATGCAGATGTGTCTATTTTTGCTATGTTTTTTCTTGTCGTTTGTTAGTTACCTTATGAACTGTGAAGGTGGTATCTTGAACTTGAATTGACAAGTCTGTTGGAATTTGAGAGGCGACAAACCTGCATGAATTCatggggaaaaagaaaattcatgaaACGTCAATGAGCTATGAAAGGTCAAAAACTGGACCACGGGCCAGaaggatttgttcttcatggacTGCCACTATTGgttttttaggcccaaaaaaaTGTTATTGTGTGAGAGTTGTAAAGtctttacttatataccatTCGATTAGGTTATGCAAATATGATGTGCAATAGTCTTGACAGTTGACACTTCTCTGTGCTTTTGAGTTGGATTATGTCAAACTCAACAAATGGATAGGTAGAGGCTACGTCCAAATAGACTGAGACTTTGCTTCAATACTATGTTGTATGCTCTGGACTCCAGCCCAAATGGATTTGTTCTACAAATTAGAGGCTACGTCCAAATAGACTGAGACTTTGCTTCAATACTATGTTGTCTGCTCTGGACCGGGGGATTGGGGATTTGTTCTACAAGTCACAGTCGATCCACAAAAGGCCCACAGAATTGGATAACGTTGAAAGCAATATGTTATGGGAGCCATTACAATCCTTCGGATCATGACATTTGGGAGAGCAAAAACCTTGTAAGAAGTATACAATCGACAGCTCTATTTTAAGTCTGTATGCTCATATCTCAACCcatatatttctttcttttttttatttgtttgttcaTCCGTTTGAAATTTCTTCTATCTGTGTTGTGGAAGCAGTTGTGGGCGAGGCCTGATTCTAGGTCAAGGAGGCCACCCTCTGTTAGAGAATGCATTCCCCTGGTTTGATATGCGTTTAGGTTTGATTTGAACTCTTCGGTCTCCCTTACTTGTTTTTTTGATTAATGTTGGAGTTGGAAGCACAGAATAACGTTCTTTTGGTGATATTATTTCCAGTATTCGATACTGGGTCATTCATAGCATTACTATACTTTCCTTATTCATTGCGGGTTGGTTAGCTTACGATGTATTTGGAACCCCCGGCTAAATGAGTATTTTACAGGGAACCGATAAGGAATTCCATTAATAACTTACCGTTTTGATACTTTGAAACAACTAAGAAATTAAGTAGATCtttttaagagctctcaattACCATATTCCCTAGAAAAAAAGTGTACATATTCCCCTTCAAAGTTGCACAACTGCTGATTAGAATAATTTCTTCCCTATTGTGCGTATCAGGAAAAAATGTCTTCTTCATTGTGCTGTGGATAAGGcatattgtttttgttgttttttttatatataaataaggcATATTGTTATGTATACGTATACATcgacaaaaatgaaaatattatttCAGTTATAGTTCCAGCAGTTGGTACCTCAATTATTCCAACTACGGAGTTTATGTACAGAATGTCACGTACATACATGGAAagttcacgaattcacttgaattttGTGCGTTAAGCTCAATAGTTAAGATAACTGGGGACCTAACTGCTCGGATATTTGTCATTTTCGAAATTATTCATATTTAGATGCAATGCTCCCTTTGTAAATTGTAAGCAAAAGCACGTGAAAAAcgctacaagaagaagaaaagaagccctCATGCAGCTTTTTCCCTAACAAACGACGCTAGTCACACTGACACTCACACGCCCGCACCATAACAAAGCGAAAACAAAAGGCTCGGCGAAAGCAATGCGCCTCTTGACTTCATCGGCGAGGCAAGGCAAGCAGCCAAAGCATCAGCATCTCCTGAATTCCCTCTGTCACTCTCCCAACAACATTTACTAAATCCTATTCTCTCTTATACTTCAAGCCTCCCTTCCTCCTCCACTTCAAAATCTCAACTTtgatgctcttcttcttcttattcttatcACTGTTGAACCTTCAATTCCGCTACAACCCAATAGACCCACTGCAATGTATGGCCAAGATCCCTGGTTTTCCAGCCTGATCAAATCCGACCCGTCCGATCATCCTTTCCCCAGCGGCGGCTTGTTTCTCGATCAAACGGTTTCGCCTTCCTTTGTTTCTTTGGTTTCCTCGAAGAGGAATGAGTGTTCGGTTTCGTGCTCTCTGAGTTTGAGGGCTTCCCGGCGGGGAAATGGTGGGTTCTTAGCGGTGAGTTTGTCGATAAAGGAGGGGGGCGACGAAGGGTACATTGGGGAATCTGGAGAAAGGTTGGGACAGAACGGAAATAAGAATTTGGAGGAGGATGAATCATCAGAGCAGGTGGTATCCGCGGAGGAGAAGTCGAAGGAGAAGATTAAAGAGCGGGGATCAGGTGCTTTGAATACCACCAAGCATCTCTGGGCTGGAGCTGTTGCTGCTATGGTTTCAAGGTCTGTTTCCTGCTTTGCTTCCCTACTATCTAACCATTAGTGTGTATTCACCAATTTAATGGGTTTAGGCATAAAAGATCAAAGTTCTTTTTTTCAGTTCTCATTAAAGACTAAAGCTTGTTAAATTGATTAAGCTCTTTGAGCCGGTACAAACTTGCTGTGTTGGATGTGTGGGAGTATTAGCATTGATTTTTAATCATTGAAGTAGCCAATATTCAAACTGTCAATGCATTTCCATGATGTCGTCAGTCTTATCTTACACCAGACGACACATGGAATGTGGTGGTTATTGCTGTTTCATGTGAGTTAATGGTGCATTTTTAGTTCAAGCATCCGATGCCTTACCCTTAATCTGAATGAATGTGCGTTGTTTTATCAGAACATTTGTTGCGCCACTTGAGAGACTAAAGCTGGAATATATAGTTCGTGGGGAACAGAAGAATCTTTTCGAGCTCATCAAGACCATAGCGGCTACTCAAGGGCTGAAAGGTTTCTGGAAAGGGAATTTTGTCAATATTCTTCGCACAGCTCCTTTTAAGGCCATCAATTTCTATGCCTATGATACCTACAGAAATGAGTTGCTGAAAATAACCGGGAATAAAGAAACTACAAACTTTGAAAGGTTTCTTGCAGGCGCTACTGCTGGGATTACTGCAACCTTACTTTGCTTGCCAATGGACACTGTAAGTTTGCAATTCTCTGACTTTTTCATTCAGATGAAATTACATGCTATTTATTagcttcatttttcttttcttagagCTTTTAAAGGCTTTTGCATTGTGTCTTGACTAACTGCGATTTAGCTGCTGCCTTTGTTGCTGAACTTTACcatttattttgtgttatttgttgttttgttgcTTTGAGTGAAATTTGGAAGACAGGATTGAAAGAAATAAGATGCATCTTTTGAGTTACTGAACTTGCCGTTTGCAAGTGATGCTTCATGACATAATATTGATGCATTTAACTATTTGATGCCTCCCATCTTGCCACTCTCCATGGCATAGCACTGATGAAATCTGTGCATTCATCCTGAACACTGGGGCACTTAGTTAGGAGAATAATCCCCCTTTCCAAGCAGGGAATTGCCTCCGGCTCACTCTCTAGCCACTAATTTTACCAAATTGAGGCTTGATACTCAGCTTGACTCTTATCCCCCTGGCTAGCTGTCGTGTTTGATATCATTCTGCTGGATGCATTGATTCATGATCTGCATATCCTATCAGACATGAATATTTGGAAAGACTGAGCATGTCATGCAGGagcattttttttgtgaaagtAAATTTTCTTGGTCGGAGGTTCCAGGCTcagatttttatttgtttaaccGTTATTAATGAAATGCAATCCCTGTGAGTGTAGTCCAATCAATTCTGTTATTTGAGCTGCATTTACTTTTTCTTAATTCTGTACCCGAGTACTTTTCTCTTCGATTCAGTGTGGCCAACctctaaaagaaaatttatatgGTACCTGCACTGCAATAATTTACTATTGTATTTTCCCTTTAATATCCTCAAACCCAATTATAAGATAGAAGGGGTGAATTTTTTGCTAGAACCTTTTCCAATTGTTATGCCGAGACATCTAATATTTCAGATAAGGACGAAGATGGTAGCTCCCGGTGGAGAAGCATTAGGTGGGGTGATTGGCACTTTCCGCCACATGATCCAAGCTGAAGGGTTCTTCTCTCTATATAAGGGTTTACTGCCTTCAATTGTAAGCATGGCTCCTTCGGGTGCAGTCTTTTATGGAGTTTATGATATTTTAAAAATGGCTTATCTCCATTCACcagaaggaagaaagagaattgAAAACATGAAACAAGGTCAGGACCTAAATGCATTAGATCAAATGGAGCTAGGTCCCGTTAGGACACTGCTGTATGGGGCAATAGCTGGTGCTTGTGCTGAAGCAGCAACATATCCCTTTGAAGTAGTGAGGAGACAGCTCCAAATGCAGGTTCGAGCAACAAAGTTAAGTACTTTGGCGACTTGTGTCAAAATAGTTGAGCAAGGAGGTATTCCTGCTTTATATGCTGGATTAGTTCCTAGCTTATTGCAGGTACGTTGAATTACTTCTGCAAAGAAGAATTTTCTTATCATTCTCCAaggttttttctttatttttagttgTTAGAGCTTATAAGAGCATTACTAGTGACTGCAAAGCTTGGGCAACCACTAATTAGACCATGAACTTGATTTGGTTCAAATGGCTTTTCTTTTGAGAATCTTGGAATGAAGAGAAGCATGATAGAGCAGGGAAGCTCGAGAATCTCTGGCACGAACCATATCATTCCTGGCCTGCACAAAAATAGAGCTGATTCACGATTGTTAAGCCGTCCTTCATAACAACGTTCAAAAATATTGGAATTATACAAATTAATAACCTTTCTTCCATCATTTCTTAATAAAGTTACAAGGATGTATGAAGTCTGGAAAGTAAAACTGCATTGCATTTGTGGCATCCGTCAAATAAGTTTTCACCCTTCGAACTCGGAAAGGAATGAACAGGAAACTGAATGACTTTGATGATCCATGCATATTGGACACATATGCTTCTGTTTTTTTGGTAGCAGTGtgtttgagaattgagaatattttttgatttatttttctccGGAAAAAATTAATTGAGGTGATTATTATACAATTTTCACTGGAAGTACCTTGCTCGGCCATATTCTGTTAGTCGGATTATGAatattcattttcctttttctttttcccactTCTCTGGAGCTATACAGTGGCCCTCTTATTTAATCATTCACCTTGTAAGTCATATCCTTGTCAGTTTCGTAGTGAACATATTAGCGTATACTCATAcgggtattttttttaatactcaTAATATTTCTGGAGTCGTTCGGCTGAAATCTTGTTTCAAGGTTCCAACTTGTTTTAATACGTGTGTTTTCTGATCCTCCAGGTTTTGCCATCAGCTGCCATAAGTTACTTTGTGTACGAGTTCATGAAGATTGTTCTCAAGGTAGAATGAGCATGAGCACATACTCCAATACACATTCGATTGGGCCTCACAGAGTCTGAAACTGGTGCGATGAACATTTTTTCTTGTCCTTCTGTGTTCTTC of Tripterygium wilfordii isolate XIE 37 chromosome 13, ASM1340144v1, whole genome shotgun sequence contains these proteins:
- the LOC120011930 gene encoding UDP-N-acetylglucosamine transporter ROCK1-like, coding for MVEGTALTATNIFAKEGELIKKSKTIRESPLMATSKSQGASVPSSEKMSPRVWLYSILLTLQYGAQPLISKRVIRREVIVTSSVLTCELVKVLSALILMAKDGSLKKLFSEWTLVGSLTASGLPAAIYALQNSLLQISYKNLDSLTFSMLNQTKIIFTALFTYIILRRRQSIQQIGALFLLIMAAVLLSIGEGSTKGSSSGNADRILFYGIIPVLVASVLSGLASALCQWASQVKKHSSYLMTVEMSIVGSLCLLASTSKSPDGEAIRQHGFFYGWTPLTLIPVVSNALGGILVGLVTSHAGGVRKGFIIVSALLVTALLQFVFEGKPPSVYCLLALPLVISSTSIYQTYPYQVKKKEA
- the LOC120013373 gene encoding uncharacterized protein LOC120013373; the encoded protein is MASRIGGRVVHFANLPIKLLMPTNFTNITEIALKTIPSASKIEIKRVLESLYGFEVEKVQTLNMEGKKKKRGGLLIAKPDYKKAYVTLKNPLSLSQDLFPIRVIQEEKERVNKKEKPSFVEEGEGKKHWLDRKDGQAVRTDKGYAGKRSGRRRYIGDAAAAVAAAAKFPWSSMRGDR
- the LOC120013374 gene encoding probable mitochondrial adenine nucleotide transporter BTL3 produces the protein MYGQDPWFSSLIKSDPSDHPFPSGGLFLDQTVSPSFVSLVSSKRNECSVSCSLSLRASRRGNGGFLAVSLSIKEGGDEGYIGESGERLGQNGNKNLEEDESSEQVVSAEEKSKEKIKERGSGALNTTKHLWAGAVAAMVSRTFVAPLERLKLEYIVRGEQKNLFELIKTIAATQGLKGFWKGNFVNILRTAPFKAINFYAYDTYRNELLKITGNKETTNFERFLAGATAGITATLLCLPMDTIRTKMVAPGGEALGGVIGTFRHMIQAEGFFSLYKGLLPSIVSMAPSGAVFYGVYDILKMAYLHSPEGRKRIENMKQGQDLNALDQMELGPVRTLLYGAIAGACAEAATYPFEVVRRQLQMQVRATKLSTLATCVKIVEQGGIPALYAGLVPSLLQVLPSAAISYFVYEFMKIVLKVE